One window of the Glycocaulis alkaliphilus genome contains the following:
- a CDS encoding DNA polymerase IV, protein MTGYCRTCFAPSTPPRCGACGSRKVFVHDELETLSIAHIDCDAFYASIEKRDDPSLANQPVIIGGGKRGVVATACYVARLHGVRSAMPMFKALKACPDAVVISPRMSLYAAEGKRIRQMMEDVTPAVEPLSIDEAFLDLTGTQRLHGSPPALTLMKLAARIKSEVGVTVSVGLSYNKFLAKTASELDKPDGFSVIGRAEAADFLRPRPVQSVFGVGPAFAATLNRDGLKTLGDVIARGEDALLRRHGPSGARLWRLAQGIDHRPVARDGERKSVSAETTFFDDVASHEELEKRLWPLCVKVADRMKAQGIAGRVVTLKLKTDSFKSLTRRRTLNQPAQLADTLFRTGRELLRAEPQGPRYRLIGIGFSDLEPATGDARDLLDPDGPKRAAAERAMDKARARFGPSAVIKGRSLKDH, encoded by the coding sequence ATGACCGGGTATTGCCGTACCTGTTTTGCACCATCAACGCCGCCGCGATGCGGGGCGTGCGGCTCGCGCAAGGTGTTCGTCCATGACGAGCTGGAAACCCTCTCGATCGCCCATATCGACTGCGATGCCTTCTATGCCTCCATTGAGAAGCGCGATGATCCGTCGCTGGCCAACCAGCCGGTCATTATTGGCGGCGGCAAGCGCGGCGTGGTGGCCACCGCCTGCTATGTGGCAAGGCTGCACGGCGTGCGCTCGGCCATGCCCATGTTCAAGGCGCTCAAAGCCTGCCCGGATGCCGTGGTCATCTCCCCGCGCATGAGCCTCTATGCAGCCGAAGGCAAGCGCATCCGCCAGATGATGGAGGACGTAACCCCGGCGGTGGAGCCGCTCTCCATCGATGAGGCGTTTCTCGACCTGACGGGCACGCAGCGCCTGCACGGCAGCCCGCCCGCATTGACGCTGATGAAGCTGGCGGCGCGCATCAAGTCGGAGGTGGGCGTCACGGTGTCGGTGGGCCTCAGCTACAACAAGTTTCTCGCCAAGACCGCATCCGAACTCGACAAGCCGGACGGATTTTCGGTGATAGGACGGGCCGAGGCGGCAGACTTCCTGCGCCCGCGCCCGGTGCAGAGCGTGTTTGGCGTCGGCCCGGCCTTTGCCGCCACGCTGAACCGGGACGGGCTGAAGACGCTCGGAGACGTCATTGCGCGCGGTGAGGATGCGCTGCTGCGCCGTCACGGGCCGTCGGGCGCGCGGCTCTGGCGGCTGGCGCAAGGCATAGACCATCGTCCGGTGGCCCGCGATGGCGAACGCAAGAGCGTGTCAGCCGAAACCACCTTCTTTGACGATGTCGCCAGCCATGAGGAGCTGGAAAAGCGTCTCTGGCCGCTATGCGTGAAGGTGGCCGACCGGATGAAGGCGCAAGGCATTGCTGGCCGCGTCGTCACGCTGAAACTGAAGACGGACAGCTTCAAATCCCTGACGCGGCGGCGCACGCTCAACCAGCCCGCCCAGCTGGCCGACACGCTGTTCCGCACAGGCCGCGAGCTCTTACGCGCCGAGCCGCAAGGCCCACGCTACCGGCTGATCGGGATAGGTTTCAGCGATCTGGAACCGGCCACGGGCGATGCGCGCGACCTTCTCGATCCTGACGGGCCCAAGCGCGCCGCTGCCGAGCGCGCCATGGACAAGGCCCGCGCCAGATTTGGCCCCTCGGCGGTCATCAAGGGGCGCTCCCTGAAAGACCATTAG
- a CDS encoding ROK family protein: MIRIGVDLGGTKTEAIALGADGTILARIRKPSQSTYRLGVELIRDLVAEVRQLAGGTPASVGIGHPGSINPRTGLVRNANSSHLNGQPLQRDLTDVLAQDVRCANDANCFALSEATDGAGAGAHCVFGVIAGTGVGGGIVIGGRLHEGGGLIAGEWGHTSLPRPSTDEIPGPRCGCGRLGCVESWCSGPALARDHQRVTGESLTADQIATKAAEGDVKAAAALARHADRLARSLSTIVNVLDPDVIVLGGGLSNLPGLAADLETRLAPHVFSDEFRTRVVVNRHGDSSGVRGAAWLWPMEAQ; this comes from the coding sequence ATGATCCGCATCGGCGTTGATCTGGGCGGCACCAAGACAGAAGCCATCGCGCTGGGCGCTGACGGCACCATTCTGGCCCGCATCCGCAAGCCGTCGCAGTCCACTTACCGCCTCGGCGTGGAACTGATTCGCGATCTTGTCGCCGAAGTCCGCCAGCTAGCGGGCGGCACGCCTGCAAGCGTTGGCATCGGTCACCCCGGCTCGATCAATCCGCGCACCGGGCTGGTACGCAACGCCAACTCCTCCCACCTCAATGGCCAGCCCCTGCAGCGCGATCTGACAGACGTGCTGGCGCAGGACGTGCGCTGCGCCAATGACGCCAACTGTTTTGCCCTGTCCGAAGCCACCGACGGCGCAGGCGCGGGCGCGCATTGCGTGTTCGGCGTGATCGCAGGCACGGGCGTAGGCGGCGGCATCGTCATTGGCGGACGCCTCCATGAGGGCGGCGGGCTTATCGCCGGCGAGTGGGGACACACCTCCCTGCCCCGCCCTTCAACGGACGAGATTCCCGGACCCCGATGCGGATGCGGCCGCCTTGGCTGCGTGGAAAGCTGGTGCTCCGGCCCGGCGCTGGCACGCGACCACCAGCGAGTGACAGGCGAAAGCCTTACAGCCGACCAGATTGCAACAAAGGCCGCCGAAGGCGACGTGAAAGCAGCTGCCGCGCTCGCCCGTCACGCTGACCGGCTGGCGCGCTCGCTCTCCACCATCGTCAACGTGCTGGACCCCGATGTGATCGTGCTGGGCGGCGGACTATCCAACCTGCCCGGCCTGGCCGCCGATCTGGAAACCCGCCTCGCCCCGCATGTCTTCTCCGACGAGTTCCGCACACGCGTCGTAGTGAACCGGCACGGCGACTCCTCCGGTGTGCGCGGGGCTGCCTGGCTATGGCCAATGGAAGCGCAATGA
- a CDS encoding response regulator: MSKKVLIVEDNELNMKLFHDLLEAHGYETLQTREGLKAIDIAREHRPDLILMDIQLPEVSGLDVTKWLKSDEDLSGIPVVAVTAFAMKGDEERIREGGCEGYLSKPITVTSFIETIRKFIG; encoded by the coding sequence ATGTCCAAAAAAGTTCTGATCGTTGAAGATAACGAGCTGAACATGAAGTTATTTCATGATCTGCTCGAGGCCCACGGCTACGAGACCCTCCAGACCCGGGAGGGCCTGAAGGCCATTGATATCGCGCGCGAGCATCGCCCCGATCTCATCCTGATGGACATCCAGCTGCCGGAAGTGTCCGGGCTGGACGTCACCAAATGGCTCAAGAGCGATGAAGACCTCTCCGGTATCCCGGTCGTGGCCGTCACCGCCTTTGCCATGAAGGGTGATGAGGAGCGTATCCGCGAAGGCGGGTGTGAGGGCTATCTCTCCAAACCCATCACGGTGACGAGCTTTATCGAGACAATCCGGAAATTTATCGGATAG
- a CDS encoding PleD family two-component system response regulator: MSARILVVDDIETNRRLLEARLSAEYFDVVLASSGAECLEKARDTMPDMILLDIMMPGMDGFETCRRLKADAATRHIPVIMVTALDQREDRVKGLEAGADEFLTKPVNDVALFARVRSLLRLKEVLDELRLRHEGALADDGVEDGDLDGPAIVIVAAGDDVAAERLSAKLPKGFAARPIGDPAGVVKAARAGAELVLIDLATAKFDALRVCARIRSDAVTRHTPIICVVDPDTPQDMVRALDLGVSDVVTRPVDPGELAARLNTQLKRKRYAEQLRERLEESLEMAVIDPLTGLYNRRYMGSRLRQAVDAWEAAAETVSVILFDIDHFKRINDTWGHQAGDEVLRAFTERMNAQLRALDIAGRHGGEEFMVVLSGATQREAVEAAERVRAAIARAPFRLANAGITVDVTTSAGVAEIMHGDTPERLIARADAALYQAKAAGRNQVMAAQKKAA, from the coding sequence ATGAGTGCGCGCATCCTCGTAGTCGATGATATCGAGACCAACAGGCGCTTGCTGGAAGCGCGCCTGTCGGCTGAGTATTTTGATGTCGTGCTGGCGTCTTCCGGAGCCGAGTGCCTTGAAAAGGCCCGCGACACCATGCCGGACATGATCCTTCTGGACATCATGATGCCAGGCATGGACGGGTTTGAAACCTGCCGCCGCCTGAAGGCCGACGCTGCCACCCGCCATATCCCCGTCATCATGGTAACGGCGCTGGATCAGCGCGAGGACCGGGTGAAGGGGCTGGAAGCGGGCGCGGACGAGTTTCTCACCAAGCCGGTCAATGATGTTGCCCTGTTTGCGCGTGTGCGCTCGCTTCTGCGCCTGAAGGAAGTGCTCGACGAGCTGCGCCTGCGCCACGAGGGCGCACTGGCTGATGATGGCGTTGAGGACGGTGATCTGGACGGCCCGGCGATTGTTATCGTGGCCGCTGGCGATGATGTCGCCGCCGAGCGCCTGTCTGCCAAGCTGCCCAAGGGCTTCGCGGCGCGCCCGATCGGTGATCCGGCTGGCGTGGTGAAGGCCGCGCGGGCCGGGGCAGAGCTGGTGCTGATCGATCTGGCGACGGCAAAGTTTGATGCCTTGCGCGTCTGTGCGCGCATCCGCTCTGACGCTGTAACCCGGCACACGCCGATCATCTGCGTTGTCGATCCCGACACGCCGCAGGACATGGTCCGCGCGCTGGATCTGGGGGTCAGCGATGTGGTGACGCGCCCGGTTGATCCGGGTGAGCTGGCGGCGCGCCTGAACACCCAGCTAAAGCGCAAGCGCTATGCCGAACAGCTGCGCGAGCGTCTGGAAGAGAGCCTTGAGATGGCGGTCATTGATCCGCTGACCGGGCTTTATAATCGCCGCTATATGGGCTCACGCCTGCGTCAGGCTGTCGATGCCTGGGAGGCCGCCGCCGAGACGGTGTCGGTCATCCTGTTTGACATCGACCATTTCAAGCGCATCAACGACACTTGGGGCCACCAGGCCGGAGATGAGGTGCTGCGCGCCTTTACCGAACGCATGAACGCCCAGCTGCGCGCGCTCGACATTGCCGGGCGTCATGGCGGCGAGGAATTCATGGTCGTACTCTCCGGAGCGACCCAGAGGGAAGCCGTGGAAGCCGCCGAGCGGGTGCGGGCAGCGATCGCGCGCGCGCCCTTCCGTCTGGCGAATGCGGGAATCACGGTGGATGTGACAACCAGTGCCGGCGTCGCCGAAATCATGCATGGCGATACGCCAGAACGCCTTATTGCGCGCGCTGATGCCGCGCTCTATCAGGCCAAGGCTGCTGGCCGCAATCAGGTCATGGCGGCACAGAAAAAGGCCGCGTGA
- the rpmG gene encoding 50S ribosomal protein L33, whose translation MAKPTTIKIRLNSTAGTGYFYVTKKNARTMTEKLVLKKYDPVARKHVEFKEGKIK comes from the coding sequence ATGGCCAAGCCGACAACCATCAAGATCCGCCTCAATTCGACGGCTGGCACGGGTTACTTCTACGTGACCAAGAAAAACGCGCGTACCATGACCGAGAAACTCGTGCTGAAAAAGTACGATCCGGTCGCGCGCAAGCATGTCGAGTTCAAGGAAGGCAAGATCAAGTAG
- a CDS encoding MFS transporter: MALSFLISDTHARTRSLFVTIMCGGLAGCGFGLLMPLISLNLEAMTGSGAQAGVNAAAAALAMILATPFIPGLFTRISPRALLATSLAVIALGILVFPAVRDVWAWFGTRFVIGIAVTIVFIASETWINQLAKPERRASLLAVYATVLSAGFGSGGLLLALLGAEGWAPWIAGAAIYAAGVLPVVFLRGPGLIPPSGDEGSPLAMLTTARLAPAAILAGFLFGALENSFFALMPVYGDRTGLTTVMVGLLMTTGALGALCMQIPIGNFADRTGRMRTLALITGGAVAIPLLIIASSGFGFALFPLIFLYVGLASAYYTVGLSVIGERVQAGQLAAANAAFIFAYGSGSLFGPPLGGMAMDWINPHGFLLALSVIAAIYLPIALRNWRR, encoded by the coding sequence ATGGCCCTCTCATTCCTCATCAGCGACACTCATGCGCGCACACGGTCGCTCTTTGTGACGATCATGTGCGGGGGGCTGGCCGGGTGCGGTTTCGGCCTGCTCATGCCGCTCATTTCGCTCAATCTGGAGGCGATGACGGGTTCTGGCGCGCAAGCAGGTGTCAACGCCGCCGCCGCCGCGCTGGCCATGATTCTGGCGACCCCCTTCATCCCGGGCCTTTTCACGCGCATCAGCCCGCGCGCGCTGCTGGCCACCAGCCTGGCGGTCATCGCGCTTGGCATTCTGGTGTTTCCGGCCGTGCGCGATGTCTGGGCATGGTTTGGCACGCGCTTTGTTATCGGCATTGCTGTAACCATCGTCTTCATCGCCAGCGAGACATGGATCAACCAGCTGGCAAAGCCTGAACGGCGCGCTTCATTGCTGGCGGTGTATGCGACGGTGCTGTCGGCGGGGTTCGGCTCTGGCGGGCTGCTGCTGGCGCTGCTGGGGGCAGAAGGCTGGGCGCCGTGGATCGCCGGAGCGGCGATCTATGCGGCGGGCGTGTTGCCGGTCGTGTTCCTGCGTGGTCCGGGCCTGATACCGCCGAGTGGGGACGAGGGCAGCCCGCTGGCCATGCTCACCACAGCGCGCCTCGCCCCGGCTGCCATTCTTGCCGGCTTCCTGTTCGGCGCGCTGGAAAACAGCTTCTTCGCCCTGATGCCCGTCTATGGTGACCGGACAGGCCTGACGACCGTAATGGTGGGCCTGCTGATGACCACTGGCGCGCTGGGGGCGCTCTGCATGCAGATACCCATTGGCAATTTTGCTGACCGGACAGGACGCATGCGTACGCTGGCGCTGATTACCGGCGGCGCGGTTGCCATACCGCTGCTCATCATCGCGTCGAGCGGGTTTGGCTTTGCCCTCTTCCCGCTCATCTTCCTCTATGTCGGTCTTGCCAGCGCCTACTACACAGTCGGGCTGTCAGTGATCGGCGAGCGGGTTCAGGCAGGCCAGCTGGCCGCCGCCAATGCAGCCTTCATCTTCGCCTACGGTTCGGGATCGTTGTTCGGGCCGCCACTGGGCGGAATGGCCATGGACTGGATCAACCCGCACGGCTTCCTGCTCGCACTCAGCGTGATTGCGGCAATCTATCTGCCGATTGCGCTGAGAAACTGGCGGCGCTGA
- a CDS encoding NUDIX domain-containing protein, producing MAKGNPFDPTRHSEGNERPGVKPHPSVRRPALAASLILTRERANGTTEILFGRRSGEHVFMPRKYVFPGGRVDRTDGYAPLASEPAEPVRAVLTRCMTERRARAAAAAAIRETAEETGLLIGESAPISRASPQWKPFTQAGLAPAAAPLELVARAITPPGRPRRFDAWFFRAPEEAVTGRADDFLAAELEDLRWVSLEDTGTLDLPIITRFVLAELASHMKGPAPVRCARVTPKGPRVDEL from the coding sequence GTGGCTAAAGGCAATCCTTTCGACCCGACGCGCCATTCGGAAGGCAATGAACGCCCCGGCGTGAAACCGCACCCCTCCGTGCGCAGGCCGGCGCTGGCCGCCTCCCTGATCCTCACGCGCGAGCGTGCCAACGGAACGACCGAAATCCTGTTCGGCCGGCGCTCTGGCGAGCATGTCTTCATGCCACGCAAATACGTGTTTCCAGGTGGTCGCGTCGACCGGACGGACGGCTATGCGCCGCTGGCCAGTGAACCGGCGGAACCAGTACGTGCCGTGCTGACACGCTGCATGACAGAGCGCCGGGCCCGCGCGGCCGCTGCAGCCGCGATCCGCGAGACGGCAGAGGAAACCGGGCTTCTGATCGGCGAGAGCGCGCCTATTTCACGGGCCAGCCCACAATGGAAACCCTTCACCCAGGCGGGCCTCGCCCCCGCCGCCGCACCGCTGGAGCTGGTGGCGCGCGCGATTACACCGCCCGGCCGTCCGCGCCGGTTTGACGCCTGGTTCTTCCGCGCACCGGAAGAGGCTGTTACCGGACGCGCCGATGATTTTCTGGCCGCGGAGCTGGAAGATTTACGCTGGGTGTCACTGGAGGATACCGGCACGCTGGACCTGCCCATCATCACCCGCTTCGTGCTGGCCGAACTTGCCAGCCACATGAAGGGCCCTGCCCCGGTACGCTGCGCGCGCGTGACGCCGAAAGGTCCGCGCGTCGACGAGCTATGA